In one Acidobacteriota bacterium genomic region, the following are encoded:
- a CDS encoding lipoxygenase family protein, which produces MAKFSRNKPAVIPIPGDDKRKLKPVSLASQFSGIPIPNILVADHVPADEAERLKHAFYEFQVAMYGVLSPMEDGLPPIDADPQKAIDEAYSSAHRDLFPVPVLPDEYKNRADLGHLAVAGPYACFVEKAPEGGYQWDFRKLERYEHHEGLRSLGVRVRFRVDEPARRLEAAQIECELGACKPGDANWEMAEKIALCAATTHVSLVRHFNWVHLASGAPLAMATRNSLPANHPVRRLLWPHIFGTQYSNELVTKGQMVKGGDFETIFSFTHQGMCKLFEETYNEYDITTLDPTLDAQRRGIKHAGFETPALANRQALFDVMHAHALAYLHLYYSSDQQLRADASFQSWIDELQRMIPGGVQKLLGSPITIESAARLIAAFIYLASVEHEILGTGLWNYQVWTHIQPARVYKNGQREPLDVYQRLVNANFNLNVSRAQLLQDFSYLAIDEQGAAAFRTFLSELRGLQAKLEQEPFAHWKIYPEILEANINA; this is translated from the coding sequence ATGGCGAAGTTTAGCCGCAACAAACCGGCGGTGATCCCTATTCCGGGCGACGATAAACGCAAATTGAAGCCTGTAAGCCTTGCGAGCCAATTCTCCGGTATCCCCATTCCCAATATTCTGGTCGCCGATCACGTGCCCGCCGATGAGGCCGAAAGGCTTAAGCACGCGTTCTATGAGTTTCAGGTGGCGATGTACGGTGTGCTTTCTCCAATGGAGGACGGACTGCCCCCGATTGACGCCGATCCCCAAAAGGCGATTGATGAGGCGTACTCCAGCGCACACCGAGACTTGTTCCCTGTGCCGGTGTTGCCAGATGAGTATAAGAATCGAGCCGACCTCGGGCACTTAGCGGTTGCAGGTCCCTATGCTTGCTTCGTTGAGAAAGCGCCCGAAGGCGGTTACCAATGGGATTTTCGGAAACTCGAGCGCTACGAGCACCACGAAGGTCTGCGCTCGCTCGGCGTTCGAGTGAGATTCCGCGTCGACGAGCCGGCGCGGCGGCTTGAGGCGGCGCAGATCGAGTGCGAGTTGGGCGCCTGCAAACCGGGCGATGCGAACTGGGAGATGGCCGAGAAGATAGCGCTGTGTGCGGCTACGACGCATGTCTCGTTAGTACGCCACTTCAATTGGGTCCATCTCGCTTCCGGCGCGCCTCTGGCGATGGCGACGCGTAACAGCCTGCCCGCAAATCATCCGGTGAGACGCCTGCTGTGGCCGCACATATTTGGAACGCAGTACAGCAACGAGCTCGTAACGAAAGGCCAGATGGTCAAAGGCGGTGACTTCGAGACGATTTTCAGCTTCACCCACCAGGGTATGTGCAAGCTGTTCGAGGAAACGTACAACGAATATGACATCACCACTCTGGATCCCACGCTAGACGCCCAACGGCGCGGCATCAAGCACGCAGGTTTTGAAACACCAGCCCTGGCCAACCGCCAGGCCCTTTTCGACGTTATGCACGCGCATGCCCTGGCGTACCTGCACCTGTACTATTCCTCTGACCAACAACTACGCGCCGACGCAAGCTTCCAATCATGGATCGACGAACTTCAGCGAATGATACCCGGCGGCGTCCAAAAGCTGCTCGGGAGCCCAATCACGATCGAAAGCGCCGCCCGGTTGATTGCGGCGTTCATCTACCTTGCATCAGTCGAGCATGAGATTCTAGGCACTGGGCTCTGGAATTATCAGGTGTGGACTCACATCCAGCCGGCGCGCGTCTACAAGAACGGTCAGCGCGAGCCGCTCGATGTGTACCAGCGCCTGGTCAACGCCAACTTCAATCTTAACGTGAGCCGCGCTCAGCTTTTGCAGGACTTTTCGTACCTGGCAATTGACGAGCAGGGAGCTGCTGCCTTTCGGACTTTCCTGAGCGAGCTGCGCGGTCTGCAGGCTAAGCTGGAGCAGGAGCCTTTTGCGCACTGGAAGATTTATCCGGAGATCCTCGAGGCCAATATCAACGCTTGA